The DNA segment CGATGAAATTATTGTCGAGATTCAAGACAAACTAAGGGAAGACAAAAATAATGCGGATCTGTGGTTTCAATTAGGACAAGGATATTTTGCAAATGGAGAATTTACCAATGCAGACACTTGCTTTGGTTACGTGTTGCGATTGACTGATGAACCTTCATCAACCATTTACGCCGCAAAAGCCACGGCCTTATATTATTTAAGTTCACAGCGCATGACTCAAGAAGTAAATGAATTACTGGATATCGCTTTGTCAAAGGATCAACTAAACGATACTGCGTTAATGCTCATCGCTAATGACCATTTCATTAGTTTTAGATATGATGACGCGATTGAGACTTGGCAAAAAGTGTTAGATTCAGAACGCCAAGGCATAGACAGAGTGGCAATCATTAACTCTATAAACAGAACCCAAGCATTACAAACTAAGTAGTTCTCAGTTTCTTGATATTGAGTGCTTGCTCTGCATGTTGGGTGTTGTTTCGTCAGGCTCGTTGGCTTGCTCTTATCTTTTCAATTGAACAGGTTACTTGCAGCCAGTTAACGGGTGATATTTGTAAACTACTCGTTTCATTTTTAGCCATTTCCTTTCTATCTATACAAGAGTTTGCGGTGTATATCCGTTTCGACACTGCTTATCTTTGTTGCGTATATCACTCAAGTCGATTAGTCCGATTACCACCAACAGTTCATTCCTGCTGATGAAGAGATGACGCCAGAGCGCAAGTAAATCGGTGGCTTGTTTGATGGTTGAAGAATGGGTAGGTTTACTGTCTAGCCAATCTAGAGTCAGTTGGGGCGACTTGTGATTCAAAGACCAGTGAAACAGACCATCACGATCAGGCAATATTTTATGTTCAGGTTGTTTCCTTGAGTCACTAATTGATATTGAGTACTTCTTTATTACGCAGGCATATACGCCAACCAAATGCGCTAACACGCCGGAAGCATTCGTTTCGAAGCTGATGCCTGAAGAGAAATTAGGATTGAAAAAAAAGAAATGCCAGCAAAAGCTGGCATTTAATTTAAAGTCAACGGGGAGGTGTTGACCTCACTTTTCTATTAATAAGTGTACTTGTCTTGACGTGCTTTGGCTTTCGCTTCCCACTCAGGAACGAGAGTCTTAAGGAACTCTTGTTTCTCAGCATTCATCTTATCCATGTCCATACCTAGCGCTTTTTGTGCAGCAGCTTTAGTAGAGATGTCTGGGATTTGAATTGGGTCAGTGATGCCTTTCTTAGCAAGTAGACGAATAATCTTAGTACGAGCGTCCGCCGCT comes from the Vibrio sp. DW001 genome and includes:
- a CDS encoding nitrite reductase, which codes for MSPDKEQTKVVKLAVPLTIDEIIVEIQDKLREDKNNADLWFQLGQGYFANGEFTNADTCFGYVLRLTDEPSSTIYAAKATALYYLSSQRMTQEVNELLDIALSKDQLNDTALMLIANDHFISFRYDDAIETWQKVLDSERQGIDRVAIINSINRTQALQTK